One stretch of Rathayibacter festucae DSM 15932 DNA includes these proteins:
- a CDS encoding aldo/keto reductase, with product MPALTDTFTLSNGVEIPKIGFGTWQIEDGADAYDAVTTALEAGYRHIDTARGYGNEASVGRALRDSGIPRDEVFITTKLPAEVKDHAGAKDSFETTMAALELEHVDLYLIHAPWPWSDMGSDHRDGNIAAWKAMEEIYDSGRARAIGVSNFSVDDLESLIAATDVKPHANQIRWFVGNTQDETTDYCRTNGILVEGYSPLATGGLLENSDLADIAKANGVSVAQLCIRYLLEKDVLPLPKSTTPARIRENAQVDFPLSADDVARLDALTDTES from the coding sequence ATGCCTGCACTGACCGACACCTTCACCCTGTCCAACGGGGTCGAGATCCCGAAGATCGGCTTCGGCACCTGGCAGATCGAGGACGGCGCCGACGCCTACGACGCGGTGACCACGGCGCTCGAGGCCGGCTACCGCCACATCGACACCGCCCGCGGCTACGGCAACGAGGCGAGCGTCGGCCGGGCCCTGCGCGACAGCGGGATCCCGCGCGACGAGGTCTTCATCACCACGAAGCTGCCCGCCGAGGTCAAGGACCACGCCGGCGCGAAGGACAGCTTCGAGACCACGATGGCGGCGCTCGAGCTCGAGCACGTCGACCTGTACCTGATCCACGCGCCGTGGCCGTGGTCGGACATGGGCTCGGACCACCGCGACGGCAACATCGCGGCCTGGAAGGCGATGGAGGAGATCTACGACTCCGGCCGCGCCCGCGCCATCGGCGTCTCCAACTTCTCCGTCGACGACCTGGAGTCGCTGATCGCGGCGACCGACGTGAAGCCGCACGCCAACCAGATCCGCTGGTTCGTCGGCAACACGCAGGACGAGACGACCGACTACTGCCGCACCAACGGCATCCTCGTCGAGGGCTACTCGCCGCTCGCGACCGGCGGACTGCTCGAGAACTCGGACCTCGCCGACATCGCGAAGGCGAACGGCGTCTCCGTGGCGCAGCTCTGCATCCGCTACCTGCTCGAGAAGGACGTCCTGCCGCTGCCGAAGTCGACCACCCCCGCGCGCATCCGCGAGAACGCCCAGGTCGACTTCCCCCTCTCGGCCGACGACGTCGCCCGCCTCGACGCCCTCACCGACACGGAGTCCTGA